The Fusobacterium sp. DD2 genome has a window encoding:
- a CDS encoding FAD-dependent oxidoreductase: MKKYDAVIIGFGKGGKTLAGDMANRGFKVAVVEKSNKMYGGTCINVGCIPTKYLILEAAKNKYKNLTSFVQFKEEYRQIIDNKINLISALRKKNFDNLDTKENVDVINGEGSFVDANTIEVKTENETFRIQGDKIFINTGAETVYPPIKGLKESRYVYDSEAIMELKELPKHLVIVGGGYIGLEYAGMYKNFGSRVTVLEGSPLFMPREDREIADEVLNLMSKKGISINLGVKVVEIDQDKVIYEKDGKRETVEADAILIAVGRKPNTNNLKLENAGVKVNERGAVVVDDRLHTSQENIWALGDVHGGLQFTYTSLDDYRIVRSELFGKGDYTLKDRKVVPYTVFLEPQFSRVGMTEEEARKNGYEVKTAKMAAASPRLKIAGEAEGLLKVVVDAKTDKILGASLLIAQSGELINTIALAIKAGVDYKELRDGIYTHPTVSEIFNDLFAGVR, encoded by the coding sequence ATGAAAAAGTATGATGCAGTTATAATTGGTTTTGGTAAAGGTGGTAAGACATTAGCAGGAGATATGGCTAATCGTGGATTTAAAGTTGCTGTAGTTGAAAAATCAAATAAGATGTATGGAGGAACATGTATAAATGTTGGATGTATCCCTACTAAATACCTTATTTTAGAAGCAGCAAAAAATAAATATAAGAACTTAACATCATTTGTACAATTTAAAGAAGAATATAGACAAATAATTGATAATAAGATAAATTTAATCTCTGCTTTAAGAAAGAAAAATTTCGATAATCTTGATACAAAAGAAAATGTAGATGTTATCAATGGAGAGGGATCTTTTGTAGATGCTAACACTATTGAAGTTAAGACAGAAAATGAAACTTTTAGAATTCAAGGAGATAAAATCTTTATAAATACAGGTGCTGAAACTGTATATCCACCAATAAAAGGATTGAAAGAAAGCAGATATGTATATGATAGTGAAGCTATAATGGAATTAAAAGAGCTTCCTAAACACTTAGTAATAGTTGGTGGAGGATATATTGGACTTGAATATGCAGGAATGTACAAGAACTTTGGATCAAGAGTAACTGTATTAGAAGGAAGTCCTCTATTCATGCCAAGAGAAGATAGAGAGATTGCAGATGAAGTATTAAACTTAATGTCTAAAAAAGGTATCTCTATTAATTTAGGAGTAAAAGTAGTAGAAATTGACCAGGATAAAGTTATATATGAAAAAGATGGAAAAAGAGAAACAGTTGAAGCAGATGCAATATTAATAGCTGTTGGAAGAAAACCTAATACAAATAATCTAAAACTTGAAAATGCAGGAGTTAAAGTAAATGAAAGAGGAGCAGTTGTTGTAGATGACAGATTACATACTTCTCAAGAAAATATCTGGGCTCTTGGAGATGTTCATGGAGGATTACAATTTACTTATACTTCATTAGATGATTATAGAATAGTTCGTAGTGAATTATTTGGTAAAGGAGATTATACACTAAAAGATAGAAAAGTTGTTCCTTATACAGTGTTCTTAGAACCACAATTTTCAAGAGTTGGAATGACTGAAGAAGAAGCTAGAAAAAATGGTTACGAAGTAAAAACAGCTAAAATGGCAGCTGCAAGTCCAAGACTTAAGATAGCTGGAGAAGCAGAAGGACTTTTAAAAGTAGTAGTAGATGCAAAAACAGATAAAATACTTGGAGCATCACTTCTAATTGCTCAATCTGGAGAACTTATCAATACAATAGCATTGGCAATTAAAGCAGGAGTAGATTACAAAGAACTAAGAGATGGAATATACACTCACCCAACTGTAAGTGAAATATTCAATGACCTATTTGCAGGAGTAAGATAA
- a CDS encoding helix-turn-helix domain-containing protein — protein MKNKYDLPCNIAQTLNLIGDRWTLLIIHEIFLGKKTYKDLEEKLTGIASNLLSNRLKELEKIGIIKSEIYQQRPRRYIYTITPKGEDLRDVFNSIILWGHKHLEVCYKKIVDKATGELVELRYYNPKNGKILSGEEIEVKNI, from the coding sequence ATGAAAAATAAGTATGATCTGCCTTGTAATATAGCTCAAACTCTCAACCTGATTGGAGATAGATGGACCTTACTTATTATACATGAGATATTTTTAGGTAAAAAGACATATAAAGATCTCGAAGAAAAACTTACAGGAATAGCTTCAAATTTATTATCTAATCGTCTTAAAGAACTTGAAAAGATTGGGATAATAAAAAGTGAAATCTATCAGCAACGTCCTCGTAGATATATCTATACAATTACACCAAAAGGAGAAGATCTAAGAGATGTATTCAACTCAATTATTTTGTGGGGACATAAACATCTTGAAGTCTGTTATAAAAAAATTGTAGATAAGGCAACTGGAGAGCTTGTAGAATTAAGATATTACAATCCTAAAAATGGTAAAATTTTATCTGGAGAAGAGATTGAAGTAAAAAATATATAA